The segment TGCCGACGTGATTGGTGCTTGCTCgtcatgggttttttttttttttttttttttttttgctgtggactggtggtggtggtggtggtggttgtggctgtggccGTGGCTGAGGaaaaagattggagatttgagatttttttttcctgctgtggactggtggtggtggtggtggctgtggttGTGGCCGTGAttgaggaaaaagattggagatttggttttttttttttttttttttttttttttttttttttttttttcctgctgtggactgctggtggtggttgtggctatggaaaaagattggagatttggttttttatttatttattcctgCTGTGGAccgatggtggtggtggtgttagcagtggttgtggctgtggctgatggtagaggtatttgtggttggtttttttggatagtgggatatattattttattgtagtgattatattattttattgtgatgtttatattattttattgtgttgaaagctaaaatagatccacttctgcatgatgtatgtaggtaaaatagatgaAGTAAGTTTAGGTGATgctaaatagctaaaattatagatccactgctgtggatgctcatAGGCATAATACACTCTTCCCGTAGCTCACCCTAGAAGGTTCTTCAaccatttctctcttttttttttgtaaatgctTAAAGTCTAAATTGGTTATGCAAAATCTATGCATCAaccaaaagaaagtaaaaaaattgttgtttctataTTCTCTAGTATTGATCTTCTTTTTAGTAAGTAGAAATCGAACATTCGATACCAGACATTATTGAGCTATCATTTAAATCccctaatagtaatattagatAGTAATCAATTCtagattgaaaaaataattgaaaaaaccTATTGTAAAGTTGCAAAGGTATTGCCAAGATTCCTAGCCAATAAaggtttatttttatatttctttaatgAATCAGACTAATAAAAGTATTTTACGAAAAagcaaagtagaaaaaaaaaaaaatttgtaggagAGGGAATAGTAAATACGAGGATTGATTATTTaattgagagaaaatgaaaaaaaaatgacaactaTATAAACAGGGAGTCATCcttttgtatataataaaaacaaaattgggggTCTTCATTACTTAAACCTGCTTGCTTTTCCCTTAAAAAGGATGCAACGGTGCCGGCATCACAGAGTGGCGAGTCATTATTTATCGGAGAGCGAATCAGAGTCAGAATCATCATCAACCTCAGTCTCGGTCTCAAGCGAGTGTCAAACGGAGAGGATGATCGCGACGACGATGAAGTGCCTGTCGTGCCAAGCGTCGTACGAGACACGTGACTCCGGCACGTGCAAAGAGTGCTACGAAGAGGCCAACGAGACCGAGGAGGATCGCAAGAGAGAGATCGAAGACTTGAAAGCCAAAGTCGCTTTTCTCAGGTTCTGGTCTCCCTTCGATCCCCAACACCTCTCTAGGCCCAATGGGCCTTGCTTCACCGACGTCGTTCTCGTTGCTTCCTCCGACGATGGCTCCTCTTCTGGGCCCCCCATCCCCGTCCCGGCCCACAAGGCCGTACTGGTCAGTAACAGTTTCTGATTTTTTGTaactttaatttgtaaaaattgcAACTTTACTGTACTAGACTGTGAATAATCAAGTTTGATTAGTGATTTAATCTTTGGCTACGTGTAAAATGGGAGCATATATATAGGCATATATTGTTTGCTGCAGTGAGGTGATTATATttgatcaaacaattaatgtacAGGGTGCTCTCAAATTTCAAGTGAAATGGGGAAAGTCTACTTCATGGTTGATCATTAATGCTCTGTTTGTTTGGTTAATGTTTTcaagaaaatgagtcattttccaaaaattgctttctataaaactatctcatttttctttgatgGTAGCAAACCTACCTTAAATGAGTTTGAAACTTTCCTCATTTAGCTTgccataaaatatagttgttttctaaaaaatttagaaataagccatatatatatatatatatattttttttttaccaaagaTAGTTTCCtttgactcattttttatgATGTTACAAAACACTGGAAAACGTGGAGAACTATCTCCACATAAAgttttccattgaaacaaatgtagatttttattttggacaCAATTTTCCTCTATATGGGTTTGGAGGAATTTGCTCCAACTCGACATGTGACAGCTCATAAAACCATCCATGTATagtatttaaacaagtcacatgacTCTCTAAGAGTCTAAAGAAGCTATGTGACTAGCAGTACATGCATGTGAATGGCTTTATCAATCCTACTGTGGTGGTTTGGATGAATTTTTGTCCGAATCAGTTTGGAAataactttttccttttatttcttgCATACACCTTTAGATTTGTAATATCTAATCTAAGCCATGAAATGGATTCATTTCAAAGGGAGAGAATGCTAATACCTATGTTTGAACATGTTTGTATAGTATTTGCACTTGTTCCAATCCCATATGTTAATGCAGTGTATATATTTCGGCTGTGCTATTTCCTACTGGGACAGATATTTCAGGACTTTAACTTCTTTgaacattttcttattttatcaGATAAGCCGTTCCCCAGTGTTCAAAGCGATGCTTGAGAATGAGATGGAAGAAAGCCGGAGTGGTACCATCAAGATTGGTGATGTATCGTATGATGCCTTACGCGCGTTTGTCAACTATATGTACACTGCTGAAGCATGCCTTGATGAGCAAATGGCTTATGACCTTTTAGTATTGGCTGAAAAATACCAGGTAAAGCATCTCAAGGCTTATTGTGAGAAGTTCTTGGTGTCGAAACTGAACTGGGAGAATTCAATGCTGAGCTATGCCATAGCACACCAGCACAATGCCAAGCTTATGCTTGATGCAGCTTTGTCAGTGATCACAGACAACATGGATAAGCTTACTAAACGGGAAGAGTATGCAGAGCTGGTGGAGAAGGATCCTCGGCTAATAGTGGAAATCTATGAAGCTTATCTCTCCAAACAGGTTAATACTGCTGCCCACAAGGATTCTTCAATGAAGTCATAGGCAAGTTCTGGGTTTTCTTGGTATGCTGATCTGAAGCAATGATTATTCTCCTGACTTGGGATATGAGTTCTTGATCATAATTCATTGTCTAGTGAAATCTTTATTGTGATAAACTAAAATCTTTTTGTTAGGCTGAAAAGGCATTCTAATGGTTTTTGGCACCCAAATCTAAAGTATGTCTAGCTTTGTTGAAAGATTTGCTTTGCTCCAACTCTCATCTTGTTGTAAGTCTTTTGTGAATCATTAGTGTAACTCTGAAACTAACCATTAGTACATCTCATCTATGAAATGACATGAACGTTTTCTCTTGAATGATATATGAATGGGGAAAATTATGCTAACC is part of the Quercus robur chromosome 9, dhQueRobu3.1, whole genome shotgun sequence genome and harbors:
- the LOC126700594 gene encoding BTB/POZ domain-containing protein At4g08455-like; its protein translation is MQRCRHHRVASHYLSESESESESSSTSVSVSSECQTERMIATTMKCLSCQASYETRDSGTCKECYEEANETEEDRKREIEDLKAKVAFLRFWSPFDPQHLSRPNGPCFTDVVLVASSDDGSSSGPPIPVPAHKAVLISRSPVFKAMLENEMEESRSGTIKIGDVSYDALRAFVNYMYTAEACLDEQMAYDLLVLAEKYQVKHLKAYCEKFLVSKLNWENSMLSYAIAHQHNAKLMLDAALSVITDNMDKLTKREEYAELVEKDPRLIVEIYEAYLSKQVNTAAHKDSSMKS